Within Deltaproteobacteria bacterium, the genomic segment ATAAAATGAAATATCATCGGGGTAGCCTTGAGGGAGTTTTTCAAATTTTTCTTGGGTAACATTCTTGAGTTGAGCAGCGATGGAATCAGAATAAAATAAAGTCAGATAGGCACGAACTTCTTCGTTCGAATAAACTTTATTTTTTGTGTAAAAATGATCGGCTTGTAAAACAGCTTCTATTTCTGCTTCGCTGATCTCAGCGGGCTTGCCATCTTCCCTAGCCAGGGTTTCGACAAATTCACGCAAATATTCATAACGAACAAAAAGAGCTTTCCCACCCATGATAAGCAATATTCGTAAAAACTAATTTTTAGTTGTGTAAAATTTGTATTTCTATAAAACATTTTACACCTATTATTTTTTTGGATGGTTTTTAGTTTAGTGGAGAGTAGGGTTTGTCTAAACTAATTTCGATAGATTCTGTGGGTGGGGCAAAGGCGTTGATGACTTGGTAGCCAATGCGGCTTTTATTTTGGGCATCGGTGTGTTCAACCAGAATAATGACATCTTTAAATTGAGTTTCAAAAAATAATTGAAAACTGCTGGGTTTGTTTAAAGTCGTTTGGGCTAAAGGTGCCGTGCCTTGAACGGGGCACAGCCCGCTGGCACAAGCAGTAGTTAATAAGGCTGAAACTTTAAAGTCACCGTTTTCATAATCTTTGAATAGAACTTTGCCGCTGATAGCCACACTGACAGGGTGCGGCGCGACCGTTTGAGAAACTACGGGTTCATCTTTTTTGTCTTTTTCGACTTCAATAACGCAAAACTTAGATCCCGTTGTAACCAAAAAGATATAGGCCAAACTGGCTAATAAAAAACGACCCTTCATACCCTAATTATCGTAACTCCTTGAAAAAAGGTTGCTATTTTAATAATTTTCTCTCTCATTAGTGATTATGAATAAAACGGCTATCATATGGAACGAAAAATTTTTGCAACATGATACGGGCCTTGGGCATCCCGAAAGACCTGCCCGCTTGCAGGCTATTCATGAGGTATTGCAAGGGTATGGGAAAACCCTGGCTTGGCTTACCCCTGTTTTAGGGGCTAGAGTTGATATTGCTAGGGTTCATACCCAAACTCATGTTGAACAAGTTGAGTCTACCCAACAACGACCTCAATCTTATTTAGACCCCGATACGGTTACAAGCCAACAGAGTTGGGAGGCGGCCTTATTTGCCGTTGGCAGCACAATCGATGGTTGCCAAAGAGTGCTCGATGGAGAATTTGAGCATGCCTTTGCCTTGGTGCGCCCACCTGGCCATCATGCTGAAACAGACCACGCCATGGGGTTTTGTCTCTTTAATAATATTGCGATTGCTGCAGCTCACTTAATCGCGAGTCAGCATTTAAAAAAAATAGCGATCATTGATTTTGATGTGCACCATGGTAATGGCACCCAACATTCGTTTTATGATCGGGATGATATTTTTTATGTTAGCACTCATCAATATCCTTTTTATCCAGGGACGGGATCGGCAAATGAAAAGGGAACCGGAGCTGGTGCAGGGTACACCCTTAACCTACCCATGGCAGCTGGGGCAGGGGATGAAGAATATAAAATGGCCTTTCAAAATAAAATTATTCCTACGCTTCAAACTTATCAACCAGAAATGATCTTAGTCTCAGCCGGTTACGATGCGCATCGTTTAGATCCTTTGGCGAATATCAATTTAACGAAAGCAGGTTTTTATTCCATTGTTGCAATGATTCACCAACTCGCTCTTGATTGTTGCCAAGGGAAACAAGTCTATGTATTAGAAGGCGGGTATAGTTTGGAAGGTCTTAAAGAAGGGGTTCAGGCAACTTTAGATGTATTAACCAAAAAAAATATTTAATGGGGACCTCTAAAAACGACCCATCTGCAGAGCCTGTCCAGAGCGTAAGCGAAGGATTGCCCGCAAAGCCGCGATCCTCACGTATTTCCATATACGCTCCGGTCGCGTCTTTGCGGGCGCCTTGCATCTGGGCCCTTTTTAGATGCTAGTTTGCCGCCCAAGGAGAACGTTATGACTCAATCCCGACCCAAAGTTTCAGAACCCAAAATTTCAACCGTTGAACCCAATAAAAAATATTTTGCCACCCTATCAACCGAGAAGGGGGATATTAAAGTTGAACTCTATGCTCAAGATGCGCCCCTTTCGGTAACCAATTTTATTCAGTTAGCCAAGGCGGGTTATTATGACGATCTCACTTTTCATCGGGTAGAACCGGGTTTTGTTGTTCAAGGTGGAGATCCTTTAGGCAATGGCACGGGCGGGCCGGGTTACACGGTGCTTGCTGAAATTAAACGCAAACACCTGCAAGGGGCCTTGGCCTGGGCACGTACGGGCGATCAAGTTAACCCAGAACGGCGATCGAGTGGTTCACAATTTTACATCACCTTAAAAGCCACCTCTTTTCTAGATGGCGCCTATACGGTGTTTGGTCAGACCATCGAAGGTTTTGAGGTCGTCGAAAAGATTCAACGAGGCGATAAAATTCTAAAAGTTAAAATAGAAGAGGGTGCTTAAGCCATTTAGCAACCTTTTGGGTTTTAGGCCGAAATAATTCTTGTCCAAAACAGTGTACAAATCAAAGAGGTTATTTAAATCAAAGGGTTATTTGATTTGACAGGTCCTAGATCTTTTGTTACTTCCTGACTAAATATTCATTCAAACAGGACCTGAATCATTCGCCAAATGATAGGAGAAAGCTATGAGAAGCCAATGGGTTGTACTTTGCCTTTGTTTATCCCTGCTTATACCTAGTTCTGGTTATGCCTTTGTGGGTGACCTGATTAGTAATGAAGACGCCCTTGTGGTAGAAGATGAGTTTCAAATTCCCAGTGGTGATGTCATTGAAGTTCCTGTTTTAGAAGTAGAGCCTTTAAAACAAAAACCGGTTTTTGATAAAGTTACAACGAGCGCCTCACTTTTCTTCTATAAAGACGGTAATGAGATTGTCCCGGTGGTTGACACCTCCACCTTTTTCAAAGATTTTCGTGCATTGAGCATGTGGCCTTTACAAGGGATTGTGACGAGTCAATATGGGGTGCGACGTGGTGGGAAAAAAGTCGTTGCTACTAAAGGCAAAAGGCGGGTCAAACTTTTTTATTCTCGCCACCATGCTGGCGTTGATATTGCGGCTCCGATTGGTTCGCCTATCGTATCACCGAGTGAGGCCGTGGTTGCTTTTGTGGGTCTCAAAGGTGGTTATGGTAAGACGGTCATTTTAGATCATGGCAAGGGTGTTACCACTCTTTACGGCCATAATTCAGAAATCTATGTTGATGCTGGAGAAAAAGTGAAAGCCGGCGAACTCATTTCTCGCGTTGGCATGACCGGTCATAGCACAGGCCCTCATCTTCATTTTGAAATTCGTCAGGGTGGCAAGGCCGTTAATCCTATGAATTATATCAAAGGATTGCCAGTGCCCGAGGAATCTATCCGAACAGCTCAATACAAAACCTACTAAAATATTATTCCGTTGGGGTTGAAGGGGTGATGTCGTCGTCAAGCTCTTGCGGGTTAATTTCTAAAACGTTACCTTGTTCGTCAACAAGGCCTTTCAGGTAAGCTTCGATTTGGTTGGGTGCTAACAGCCCGGTAGATACTAATTTGTCTCGAACTCGCACATCAAATTCTTTTTCTTTGGTTTTATAAATCAACATAATTAATTTTTCTCCTTATGCTATGGATCCTCCGCCTTCGCGGAGGATGACATTATGGACGTTCGATTTCGAGGAGTGATTTACCTTCTTTAAATACTCGGATATTTCCTGTGGATTCGCTAATAACGATGGCAAGAGCGTTTGTCAAGGCCGTTATCCCAGCCGCCGCCACATGTCGACTGCCCAAACCAATTTGCACCTCGGTATTAGACCCTGAGGCCCCCAAGTAACGACCTGCGGTTACCAAGGTGCCATCTTCTGCAATAATAAAAGCACCGTCTAATGCACTAAATTCACGGATCGTTTCTTGTAAATCAGGGTTGAGAATATTGCAGTCTTTGGCTTCATAACCTTTGAAGGGGTTAATGATAAGCTGTTTACTCAAGGTCAAAACTTTTTCATGATCGCCCACGACAAAAATAGTGCCGACTCTTTTCC encodes:
- a CDS encoding histone deacetylase is translated as MNKTAIIWNEKFLQHDTGLGHPERPARLQAIHEVLQGYGKTLAWLTPVLGARVDIARVHTQTHVEQVESTQQRPQSYLDPDTVTSQQSWEAALFAVGSTIDGCQRVLDGEFEHAFALVRPPGHHAETDHAMGFCLFNNIAIAAAHLIASQHLKKIAIIDFDVHHGNGTQHSFYDRDDIFYVSTHQYPFYPGTGSANEKGTGAGAGYTLNLPMAAGAGDEEYKMAFQNKIIPTLQTYQPEMILVSAGYDAHRLDPLANINLTKAGFYSIVAMIHQLALDCCQGKQVYVLEGGYSLEGLKEGVQATLDVLTKKNI
- a CDS encoding peptidylprolyl isomerase; its protein translation is MTQSRPKVSEPKISTVEPNKKYFATLSTEKGDIKVELYAQDAPLSVTNFIQLAKAGYYDDLTFHRVEPGFVVQGGDPLGNGTGGPGYTVLAEIKRKHLQGALAWARTGDQVNPERRSSGSQFYITLKATSFLDGAYTVFGQTIEGFEVVEKIQRGDKILKVKIEEGA
- a CDS encoding M23 family metallopeptidase, whose protein sequence is MRSQWVVLCLCLSLLIPSSGYAFVGDLISNEDALVVEDEFQIPSGDVIEVPVLEVEPLKQKPVFDKVTTSASLFFYKDGNEIVPVVDTSTFFKDFRALSMWPLQGIVTSQYGVRRGGKKVVATKGKRRVKLFYSRHHAGVDIAAPIGSPIVSPSEAVVAFVGLKGGYGKTVILDHGKGVTTLYGHNSEIYVDAGEKVKAGELISRVGMTGHSTGPHLHFEIRQGGKAVNPMNYIKGLPVPEESIRTAQYKTY